DNA sequence from the Streptomyces sp. CA-210063 genome:
AAAACCCCCAGGCGGCGCATACACAGGGGCCACCGGAGGTTGAGGCATCGCGGGCCGAGCCATCGGCCCACCCCACCCGGGGCCACCGACCGGCGCCCCCGGCCCGACAGCACCCGCGCCCCCGAACGCCTGCCGAGCCTCCCGAGCCTGCCGCTCGTGCACCACGGCCGCGAGGTACGCGCCCGGCGGCACTCCATGCGGCGCCGGCGCCCCCGTACGCGCCGCGAGGTCCGAGGCGAGACGTTCCGCCATGGCAGCGCCGACGTGCGGGTCCAGCTGCCGCATGCGCGTCAGGTACTGGCGGATGGCCAGCCACAGCCCGTCCGGAACGGCGGACAGGTCGAGCCCGGAGAACCGCCCGACCAGCCAGGGCGGCGGGGGAGGCATGAACGCCGTCTGCCCGGCCGGCACCCGCTCCCGCACGACCAGCGTCCCCGCGAACACGTCACCCAGCCGCCGCCCCCGCGCCGACACGAGCGAGGCGATGCACGCGACGACTCCCAAGGTCATCAGGATCTCGACCACCCCGACCGCACCGCGCACCAGCGCGTGCCGGAACCGGATCGGCCCGCCGTCGTCCCGCACCACCCGCAGCCCGCACGCCAGCTTCCCCAGCGAACGCCCATGGCTCAGCG
Encoded proteins:
- a CDS encoding RDD family protein gives rise to the protein MSELVTGEAVALELRPAKLPSRALAVLVDLIVAMVVYFAVVLVFVLATAGLDEAAQMAISIASFLLVLVGGPIAVETLSHGRSLGKLACGLRVVRDDGGPIRFRHALVRGAVGVVEILMTLGVVACIASLVSARGRRLGDVFAGTLVVRERVPAGQTAFMPPPPPWLVGRFSGLDLSAVPDGLWLAIRQYLTRMRQLDPHVGAAMAERLASDLAARTGAPAPHGVPPGAYLAAVVHERQAREARQAFGGAGAVGPGAPVGGPGWGGPMARPAMPQPPVAPVYAPPGGFVGQAPPAGPLGYVPPGGAAAAPGANASGTTASGISEAPQEPQGPQGPPAERPGTGFAPPA